Within the Bacteroidales bacterium genome, the region TGGTGCAAATATGAATGCACAGGTTGGTTTAACTAATCCTGGTCGTATTGGTGCCGATGTTTGCCATTTGAATCTTCATAAAACATTTGCTATTCCTCATGGTGGAGGAGGCCCTGGTGTTGGTCCAATTGGTGTTGCTGAACATTTAAAACAATTTCTTCCCGGAAATCCTGTTGTTGAAGCAGGTGGAGAAAATGCAATCTCAGCAGTAGCATCTGCTGCTTTTGGTAGTCCAAGTGTTTTACCCATTTCTTATGCTTATATTAAATTATTGGGTGGCGAAGGTTTAACAAATGCTACTAAAATGGCAATTCTTAATGCAAATTATTTGAAAGATTCACTAAAAGAAGATTATCAAATATTATATACCGGCGAAAATAATCGTGTTGCACACGAAATGATTTTGGACTGTAACAGCTTTATGCACTCTGCCGCTTTACCTGTTATTGATATAGCTAAACGGTTAATGGATTATGGATTCCATGCTCCAACAGTAGCCTTCCCCGTTCACGGAACTTTAATGGTTGAGCCAACAGAGAGTGAGCCTCTATCTGAGTTAAATCGTTTTATCGATGCTATGCATTCTATTCGTGAAGAGATTCGTGAAATAGAAGATGGTAAAGCTGATAAGGAAAATAACTTAATTAAAAATGCTCCTCATACAGCCGATTTAATAGCTTCTGATGAATGGGATTTTCCATATTCACGTAAAACTGCAGCTTTTCCAAGACCATGGTCTAATGATGATAAATATTGGGCTCCGGTAGGAAAAATTGACGATGCTTATGGCGATAGGAATTTATTCTGTACTTGTGCTCCCGTGGAAAGTTATGAAGAGAAATTTTCTATAAAGACATTAAACTAATTGTCTTTTTAAGATAGATTAAAGCCGATTTTTGAATCGGCTTTTTTAATATATACCGGATTTTGTAATCCTTATTCTAAATGCTATTAGGGATGAAAATTTGGGTTAAAATTATTTTTAGGCAGTTTGCTACATTTTTGTTTAATTTGTAATAATTAGAACAAGGTGATGAATAAAATATTATTTTCGATAATTGTAGTTGCTATTTTTGCTTTGACTAACTCGTGTAAAAAAACATTAGATCCATCTAATAATGATGGAATATCATTTCTTGTAAGATTGCCTTCTATTGCTCAGGCTAGGTTTGAAGCTCGATGTGTTTCGGAAGATATTTTCTTAGACCAAGTTAAAATTCAGAGTCCAAGTGCACTATATGTTAGCGAGGAGTTTAATCATCAAAGAATAGCAAAAAATGAATTTTTTTTCTTTGGAAATAATGATGCTGAGGATGGTTTGTGGCTAATTACATTTGTTGGAACAAGCGCTATAACAAATAAGGAATTTAACATAATAGTTCCTTATGAGATACTAATTGCGGTGGATGATACAGATGAATAATTTATAATGGTAAATAAAACAAAAGAGACAACTCGGGATAAATTACATCAGATTATATTTGAGGCAGATACCCCGTTGGGTAAAATGTTTGATATTTTACTTTTGGTGTTTATTATGCTTAGTGTTTTTGTTGTTATGATTGATAGCGTACCACAAATTCACAGCAAAATGTCTGATTTATTTTATGGTATCGAATGGTTTTTTACCATTGCTTTTACTATTGAATATATTCTTCGGATATATACTGTTAATAAGCCTTTTAAAAATTATATCTTTTCTTTTTATGGCATAATAGATTTGCTGGCTATTCTTCCTACTTACCTGAGTATAATAATTGTTGGAAGCCAATATTTAATGGTTATTCGTATTTTTCGTATGATACGTATTTTCAGAATATTAAAACTCGGACGCTTTGTTGGTGCTACAGAATTACTTAAAAATTCTTTTATGGCAAGT harbors:
- a CDS encoding ion transporter — translated: MVNKTKETTRDKLHQIIFEADTPLGKMFDILLLVFIMLSVFVVMIDSVPQIHSKMSDLFYGIEWFFTIAFTIEYILRIYTVNKPFKNYIFSFYGIIDLLAILPTYLSIIIVGSQYLMVIRIFRMIRIFRILKLGRFVGATELLKNSFMASRHKILVFLEVVMTVVFLMGSLMYLIEGPESGFTSIPRGIYWAIVTLTTVGYGDIAPVTIAGQFIASIVMILGYAIIAVPTGIITVEMQKAETKSQRLNTQVCDNCYFDKHDDDAKYCKRCGTKL